From Nicotiana tabacum cultivar K326 chromosome 20, ASM71507v2, whole genome shotgun sequence, one genomic window encodes:
- the LOC107820471 gene encoding O-fucosyltransferase 16-like isoform X2, which yields MAFSRRRHHHYSRRRWLIPAISAAFGFLLIFIFFLSILAPSPNGNRLFHLPRRRSSGDNDADNEIEDSQSHVPIKAGSGGVSDRDIWSSRNSKFFYGCSNASNEFLKAQDITHPNRYLSIVTSGGLNQQRTGITDAVVAARILNATLVVPKLDKSSYWKDSSGFSDIFDVDWFIKYLAKDVSIVKELPLRRGQIWSPYRMRVPRKCTDRCYINRVLPVLNKKHAVQITKFDYRLANKLDTDLQKLRCRVNYHSLKFADPILRMGEKLVQRMRMRSSHFIALHLRFEPDMLAFSGCYYGGGDKERRELGKIRKKWKTLHDSDPDKARRHGRCPLTPEEVGLMLRSLGYGEDVHIYVASGEIYGGEETLTPLKALFPNFHTKDTLATKDELEPFSAFSSRMAALDFIVCDESDVFVTNNHGNMAKILAGRRRYFGHKPTIRPNGRKLYRLFLNRNYMTEKEFVYRVGKYQRGFMGEPKEVGPSWGVFHENPSSCICEKVDNATVEISHSTSRLETSPKVTSNDYDTDISENPELDMLLSD from the exons ATGGCCTTCTCTCGGCGGCGCCACCACCATTATAGCCGTAGACGGTGGCTAATCCCGGCCATCTCTGCTGCCTTTGGTTTTCTTCTCATATTTATCTTTTTCCTCTCCATTCTCGCTCCTTCTCCAAATGGCAATCGTCTTTTTCATCTTCCCCGTCGCCGTTCCTCT GGAGACAATGATGCTGATAATGAGATTGAAGATTCTCAATCTCATGTTCCG ATCAAGGCCGGATCAGGAGGAGTATCCGATCGGGATATCTGGAGTTCCAGAAATTCCAAGTTCTTTTATGGATGCAGTAATGCTAGCAACGAATTCCTAA AAGCACAGGACATCACTCATCCAAATCGTTACTTGTCGATTGTAACAAGCGGAGGTCTTAACCAACAAAGAACCGGG ATAACTGATGCTGTTGTTGCTGCTCGCATTTTAAATGCTACTCTTGTTGTTCCGAAGCTGGACAAGAGTTCTTACTGGAAAGACTCAAG CGGCTTCTCTGATATTTTCGATGTTGATTGGTTTATAAAATATCTAGCAAAAGATGTTTCAATTGTAAAGGAACTACCACTCAGAAGAGGACAGATCTGGTCACCTTATCGAATGCGAGTTCCTAGAAAGTGCACTGACCGTTGCTATATAAACCGTGTATTGCCTGTACTTAACAAGAAACAT GCTGTACAGATCACCAAGTTTGACTATCGACTTGCAAATAAGCTGGATACAGATTTGCAAAAGCTTAGATGCAGAGTTAATTATCATTCATTGAAATTTGCTGACCCTATACTTCGAATGGGTGAGAAATTGGTCCAGCGAATGAGGATGAGGAGCAGCCATTTTATCGCTCTTCACCTAAG GTTTGAACCCGATATGCTTGCATTCTCAGGATGCTACTATGGAGGGGGGGATAAGGAGAGGAGAGAACTGGGGAAGATACggaagaagtggaaaactttacAT GACAGTGACCCAGATAAGGCAAGGAGGCATGGAAGATGCCCTCTAACTCCTGAAGAAGTCGGCTTGATGCTGAGATCACTTGGATATGGCGAAGATGTTCATATATATGTAGCATCCGGTGAAATATACGGAGGAGAAGAGACATTAACTCCATTGAAAGCCCTCTTTCCAAACTTCCACACAAAGGACACCCTTGCCACCAAGGATGAGTTAGAACCATTTTCTGCGTTTTCGTCTAGAATGGCCGCTCTTGACTTCATAGTTTGTGATGAAAGTGATGTATTTGTCACTAACAACCACGGAAACATGGCGAAAATTTTAGCAGGGAGAAG GAGATATTTTGGTCATAAGCCTACCATTCGCCCGAATGGTAGGAAACTATATCGCTTGTTTTTAAACAGAAATTACATGACAGAGAAGGAATTTGTATATAGAGTTGGTAAATATCAGAGAGGTTTCATGGGGGAGCCAAAGGAGGTTGGGCCAAGCTGGGGTGTGTTTCATGAAAATCCATCTTCATGCATATGCGAGAAAGTAGATAATGCTACAGTAGAGATTTCGCATAGTACCTCTCGACTTGAAACTTCGCCTAAGGTAACAAGTAATGACTATGACACTGACATATCGGAGAATCCGGAGTTGGACATGTTGCTTTCAGATTGA
- the LOC107820471 gene encoding O-fucosyltransferase 6-like isoform X1 encodes MAFSRRRHHHYSRRRWLIPAISAAFGFLLIFIFFLSILAPSPNGNRLFHLPRRRSSGDNDADNEIEDSQSHVPIKAGSGGVSDRDIWSSRNSKFFYGCSNASNEFLKAQDITHPNRYLSIVTSGGLNQQRTGITDAVVAARILNATLVVPKLDKSSYWKDSSGFSDIFDVDWFIKYLAKDVSIVKELPLRRGQIWSPYRMRVPRKCTDRCYINRVLPVLNKKHAVQITKFDYRLANKLDTDLQKLRCRVNYHSLKFADPILRMGEKLVQRMRMRSSHFIALHLRFEPDMLAFSGCYYGGGDKERRELGKIRKKWKTLHDSDPDKARRHGRCPLTPEEVGLMLRSLGYGEDVHIYVASGEIYGGEETLTPLKALFPNFHTKDTLATKDELEPFSAFSSRMAALDFIVCDESDVFVTNNHGNMAKILAGRRSAASLSDISTLLCNWYSGKSRVQAVETASYRNAGRYFGHKPTIRPNGRKLYRLFLNRNYMTEKEFVYRVGKYQRGFMGEPKEVGPSWGVFHENPSSCICEKVDNATVEISHSTSRLETSPKVTSNDYDTDISENPELDMLLSD; translated from the exons ATGGCCTTCTCTCGGCGGCGCCACCACCATTATAGCCGTAGACGGTGGCTAATCCCGGCCATCTCTGCTGCCTTTGGTTTTCTTCTCATATTTATCTTTTTCCTCTCCATTCTCGCTCCTTCTCCAAATGGCAATCGTCTTTTTCATCTTCCCCGTCGCCGTTCCTCT GGAGACAATGATGCTGATAATGAGATTGAAGATTCTCAATCTCATGTTCCG ATCAAGGCCGGATCAGGAGGAGTATCCGATCGGGATATCTGGAGTTCCAGAAATTCCAAGTTCTTTTATGGATGCAGTAATGCTAGCAACGAATTCCTAA AAGCACAGGACATCACTCATCCAAATCGTTACTTGTCGATTGTAACAAGCGGAGGTCTTAACCAACAAAGAACCGGG ATAACTGATGCTGTTGTTGCTGCTCGCATTTTAAATGCTACTCTTGTTGTTCCGAAGCTGGACAAGAGTTCTTACTGGAAAGACTCAAG CGGCTTCTCTGATATTTTCGATGTTGATTGGTTTATAAAATATCTAGCAAAAGATGTTTCAATTGTAAAGGAACTACCACTCAGAAGAGGACAGATCTGGTCACCTTATCGAATGCGAGTTCCTAGAAAGTGCACTGACCGTTGCTATATAAACCGTGTATTGCCTGTACTTAACAAGAAACAT GCTGTACAGATCACCAAGTTTGACTATCGACTTGCAAATAAGCTGGATACAGATTTGCAAAAGCTTAGATGCAGAGTTAATTATCATTCATTGAAATTTGCTGACCCTATACTTCGAATGGGTGAGAAATTGGTCCAGCGAATGAGGATGAGGAGCAGCCATTTTATCGCTCTTCACCTAAG GTTTGAACCCGATATGCTTGCATTCTCAGGATGCTACTATGGAGGGGGGGATAAGGAGAGGAGAGAACTGGGGAAGATACggaagaagtggaaaactttacAT GACAGTGACCCAGATAAGGCAAGGAGGCATGGAAGATGCCCTCTAACTCCTGAAGAAGTCGGCTTGATGCTGAGATCACTTGGATATGGCGAAGATGTTCATATATATGTAGCATCCGGTGAAATATACGGAGGAGAAGAGACATTAACTCCATTGAAAGCCCTCTTTCCAAACTTCCACACAAAGGACACCCTTGCCACCAAGGATGAGTTAGAACCATTTTCTGCGTTTTCGTCTAGAATGGCCGCTCTTGACTTCATAGTTTGTGATGAAAGTGATGTATTTGTCACTAACAACCACGGAAACATGGCGAAAATTTTAGCAGGGAGAAGGTCTGCCGCTTCCCTTTCTGATATTTCAACTTTGTTGTGCAATTGGTACTCTGGAaagtcacgggttcaagccgtggaaacagcttcttacagaaatgcagg GAGATATTTTGGTCATAAGCCTACCATTCGCCCGAATGGTAGGAAACTATATCGCTTGTTTTTAAACAGAAATTACATGACAGAGAAGGAATTTGTATATAGAGTTGGTAAATATCAGAGAGGTTTCATGGGGGAGCCAAAGGAGGTTGGGCCAAGCTGGGGTGTGTTTCATGAAAATCCATCTTCATGCATATGCGAGAAAGTAGATAATGCTACAGTAGAGATTTCGCATAGTACCTCTCGACTTGAAACTTCGCCTAAGGTAACAAGTAATGACTATGACACTGACATATCGGAGAATCCGGAGTTGGACATGTTGCTTTCAGATTGA